The Triticum aestivum cultivar Chinese Spring chromosome 3A, IWGSC CS RefSeq v2.1, whole genome shotgun sequence genome includes a region encoding these proteins:
- the LOC123056887 gene encoding protein IQ-DOMAIN 19-like, which produces MQEMDRSSEENVKIVEMDSGEQPARRGGAKGGDRQFSSIEYHHGGRCSPAPSAMTELSPRASSWHVEDHLSFGTAHSSPHSHSHNATAAMAEPAASDLPFPSYMSNTESSRAKARSQSAPRQRAAAEALERQPSRRKGAEHRSVPRGARMQRSSSQQQAGSAPRQSPFFHRPWSSSTSVRLDTSTASLKDSECGSTTSSVVTAATTVSTVYSRTRSLVGFEERSSGSRGSSPRSRPGAAVRGFSAKKKCHVGS; this is translated from the coding sequence ATGCAGGAGATGGACCGGTCGAGCGAGGAGAATGTGAAGATCGTCGAGATGGACAGCGGCGAGCAGCCAGCGCGGCGCGGCGGGGCGAAGGGCGGCGACAGGCAGTTCTCCTCCATCGAGTACCACCACGGCGGCAGGTGCTCGCCGGCGCCGTCGGCCATGACAGAGCTGAGCCCGAGGGCGAGCAGCTGGCACGTGGAGGACCACCTGTCCTTCGGGACGGCGCACAGCAGCCCGCACTCCCACTCCCACAAcgcgacggcggccatggcggagcCAGCGGCGTCGGACTTGCCGTTCCCGAGCTACATGAGCAACACCGAGTCGTCGAGGGCCAAGGCGCGGTCCCAGAGCGCGCCGAGGCAGCGCGCGGCCGCGGAGGCGCTGGAGCGGCAACCGAGCAGGAGGAAGGGGGCGGAGCACAGGAGCGTGCCGCGGGGCGCCAGGATGCAGCGGTCGTCGTCGCAGCAGCAGGCCGGGTCGGCGCCGCGCCAGTCGCCCTTCTTCCACCGGCCGTGGTCGTCGTCGACGTCGGTGAGGCTGGACACGTCGACGGCGTCGCTCAAGGATAGCGAGTGCGGGTCCACCACCAGCTCCGTGGTCACCGCGGCCACCACCGTGTCCACCGTCTACAGCCGGACCCGCTCGCTCGTCGGAttcgaggagaggagctcgggctcgaggggatcctcccctcgatccagaccGGGCGCCGCCGTgcgggggttttctgcaaaaaaaaaatgCCACGTCGGcagctga
- the LOC123061003 gene encoding mediator-associated protein 2: MVKGAVRYEPGPAFQESGEQGKLEIPASGSTEFWLIQWPLNHVNASEFSGKEVTVELQDDGNLGNLESSSGKSYELVSFAAQQPDATVFIPSGSEMKAVGKISRRVCLVRYPEPEELEKEKPSFGSLTPGSRRPAGSSRKTMSRFSGLSKNRSSQGSALSLGQENRSSQGSALSQGQQSVEPTPKHKQKRRDESSLGGHSNVSAKSSEGSQARGAGSNTTSEMPPTSVEKSKKKKKVRIQE; this comes from the exons ATGGTGAAAGGCGCAGTCCG CTATGAGCCTGGACCGGCATTTCAGGagagtggagagcagggcaagctTGAAATACCAGCATCTGGCTCGACAGAATTTTGGCTAATACAGTGGCCTCTAAACCAT GTAAATGCTTCTGAGTTTAGTGGTAAAGAAGTTACTGTTGAGCTTCAGGATGATGGAAACTTGGGAAATTTGGAGAGTTCTTCCG GGAAATCATATGAACTCGTTAGCTTTGCTGCTCAACAGCCAGATGCTACTGTCTTCATTCCATCAGGATCTGAAATGAAAGCCG TGGGGAAGATTTCACGCAGAGTTTGCTTGGTTCGTTACCCTGAACCTGAAGAATTGGAGAAAGAGAAACCAAGTTTTGGGAGTCTTACACCTGGCAGTAGGAGACCTGCAG GTTCTTCTCGGAAGACTATGTCTCGGTTCAGTGGCTTATCGAAGAACCGTAGCAGCCAAGGATCAGCATTGTCCCTGGGTCAAGAGAACCGTAGCAGCCAAGGATCAGCATTGTCCCAGGGTCAACAGAGCGTGGAGCCGACGCCCAAACACAAGCAGAAGAGAAGGGACGAAAGCAGCTTGGGGGGCCACTCAAACGTGTCCGCCAAGTCCTCGGAAGGATCCCAGGCTCGTGGCGCAGGAAGCAACACAACGTCGGAGATGCCGCCGACGTCGGtggagaaatccaagaagaagaagaaggttaggaTTCAAGAGTAG